The genomic DNA ATCAATTATCAACATAACAGCATGATCTTGTTCATCATCAGATTCTGCTTGAATCCAATTCTAATTAAAATTGCACTCATTGAAATTATGACATATGTCTCTTGTATCCTAAAATTGGAACCGGCCAAACCCTTAATCATCATACTTACAATAATTGAACAAGTTCAAATTTAAATATGCTATGGTAGCATTGAATATGTTATAAAGAGAttggctatatatattattgttcaGCTTAGATTTTATAGCCtttaatggtgtatatagtACCTAGGTTGtcaaatcatttaaattttttaaatgatgtaataGTAATATCATATAAACTGCTAATAAACTTTATTTCAACCGTAAAATGATTCCTCTCAAATGGTTAAAGAAGACAACTCATATTCCTAATTTTTGTGGGGAAAGTCCAACGTTTAGTAGTaacactttttctttattttgatttggataaaaatttcttccaaacaaGTTCGgagaaaatttgtgtccttttgaTTGCCTAAATATCACTTAAATTTTCCTTGAGAAAGAAACAATTGTTTAATGCAATAATtcatgcctcatgaagcgaatgtcactagttcaaatcccctCTCTCTTGtctggacatgtcaaaaataaaaagtgccAAAAAATAAAGGGTATTTTGAGTAATATAAGCAATTTACTTGAAACAAGATAATAATCTGTTTTCAAGTAAATAATTATGTGATTCTGCAGTTTTGTCTTTTACACGTGGCACTGATCATGAACATCATATCCTCGTATACTCCGAACCAATCAATAGCCGAGTGGAGTTCCAAAACCAAACCTAATTCTATAAAAGAACCAACACCCACCCTTATTAATTTCTCCCTCATTTTTCCTCATCAGTAGTAATCAATACTTTCAGAGTGTGTTTGAATCAATGGCTTCTCTGAAAACTATTATTCCAATTTGGACCCTCTTTGTCTTTTTGCTTGCCTTCTCTGAAGGCAGAGAGTTTCTGGTTGGAGGCAAGCAAAATTCATGGACTAGTCCGACTTCTTCAGATTCTCTCATTCTGTGGGCTGAGATAAACCGATTCATTGTTGGCGATTTTCTCAGTAATATCTCATCTCACTCCTCTCTCTTTAACTATCactttttcataattttaacTCCATGTGGGTTTTGATTTACTTGCACTTTCATGAACAACCATTTATCAACTGAGTTTTATTCCTTTGTTTccaagtttttcttttcctgcacTGGGAATTATTGAGAATATGAAAATCCAGTTCATGCATGAAAATGTATTCTTTTGCAGcaaacaaattgaaaagaaaaaaaagaaatgggttttcattttctaatgcACTTCATCccggtcaattttttttttttgtaagtaatactatttagtagatttaTATATAACAAGTAAAAATAGTCCTTTAGATCCGTAATAACttgtaaaatgaaaaattaatagtGGATTTGTACTGTTACGTCATCCTAATCGAACGATAATAGCTTGCAGGttattaaataacttttttttttttttcttttcataacgTTTATCTTGATGTCCAACTTTTTCTCCATCCTAACAACAATTTTCCTCATTTTGTGGACTTGTCAGTCTTTGAATACAATCCCAACACAGATTCAGTACTGCAAGTGACAATGGAGGAGTACGAGAGCTGCAACAAATCTAATCCAATCAAAGAATACAAGGATCCTAAAGCAAAGGTTGAGCTGGACAGGTCAGGACCCTTCTATTTCATCAGTAAAGCTGAGGGGAGTTGTGAGAAGGGCCAGAAGCTGATTGTGGTCGTGTTATCAAATGGACACCATTTGCCAAAGCATTCGTCTCCACCGCCAATGCCGGAATCTGCTCCGGTAACACCGGCTCCGGAACCGGCACCGGAAGCTCCAGCACCAGCACCAGCACCAAACAGTAGTGGTGCTCTGAGGGTTGGGTTTATTGGTGTTGTTGTGGGAATATTAGTGGGTTTAGTGGAAATGTGGTTCTTTTGAGGAACAAAGAGTATATGTCAAGTTTTATTTCAACATTATTATGTTTCTGTGAATCTTGTAGAAGAGGATGTGAACTTTCCTCAGTCATGTTATGAAGCTTAGTTGCAGTATTATAATTTGTTTGGCTTGCTATGAAATGTTTCATTTTTGGTTGATGATTGAGTATTTGTTTCATTTCAATTCCCTCAAAAATTGATTTAGAATTGTCATCATgtaacatttttaataaataaaaattagggcaATCAAGTAACTAAAGCAATCCTCACTCATTGATGAAAAATTTGTAATTACTTCTTTATACATATAACCATGATCTCTCTAAGAGAAAACTATTTCTAATGGAAacaaaaaatgcgattttaaaccaagtCGCAGAACACAGATTGATTGGGATTGCGTTTTTTTCGATTTTGCTAAAcggcacattttaaaatcacactgtTTAAAATCGCAAACTCAATCAATGATAAATTGTTAAAATGGTTACATGATAAATTTCTTATCTCAACAGACTTGTGATAATAATCTTTCTTTTAATCAATATGATCTATTATATCAACTACTTAAATCTCTTATCTCTTATCTCAACAGACTGTTATCTCCATATCTTCCTTCTCATCCTTCTTTTGAATtacaaacactacaaaaattatgatcattagcggcgactccaagttgccgctaataaggaaaaagttgccgctattcacAAATACCGGCGACTCGCGGCCGCTATTTGGTGGTTGGTAGTAAGTGGACGGTGAAGCTAAATACCGGCGACTttcaaagttgccgctatttgtatgtcattagcggcgacttagagttgccgctaatacttttttttttgccggaaaaaatggttcaaaatGGTTCTAAGGTTGCCGCTATtgtatatcattagcggcaacctttatgttgccgctatttatatgtcattagcggcgacataaagttgccgctaatgatataagaaaattaaaaaaataaaaataaaaaaagtcaatagcggcaacttggagttgccgctattgttctatcattagcggcaacccatagttgccgctatttatcCAGTATTACCGGCGACTTATAGTTGCTGCTATTtgtaataagaaaattaaaaaaaaaaattggaaaaggtcaatagcggcaacttgaagttgccgctattcctctatcattagcggcaatctaaagttgccgctatttgtctgtaattagcggcaacttagatgttgccgctaatgaattgaaaaatagaaactcaatagcggcgacctaagggtcgccgctattgaaaaaaaaaaaaagaaaaaaaaaaaagagcacatatatatatatatatatatatatgcaaacacTACACACTTGAaccaggaaagaaaaaactccaaaataacattattcaaaagcaaaaatacaagaaaaatacattacTTAAAAAGGGTCATGTTCAAATAGCTATATACCTCCTCATGGAGTAGAAGAGTGCAACTTTCTATTTAATCTTAGTCAATCAGCAATcaagattcaatcaattttaagcaaCATAGAAGCATGAAAGGAGGAGGTAATAAAAGTATTTGTAACTACAATACAATCTTATCAGTTtgtaatttgatgaaaaaaataattttacaagcCAAGTTTTATCtgtatctttaaaaataatatccataaccTACATTACACACACCACCACTTAGAACCGACAATTAAAAGTGAAAAGGAGTAATTTATCATGATTTATTACCTAAATATTGTTCTACATTTGACAGGGGTAGGTAGACAGAAGTTTCTTTGGCAAAGGTTACATGACTTTGGCTAAAGATTTGATTGCCATGGTAATACAcaatccaaaatataaaattacttaAGCTTTTCAATTATATACCAAGGTAGATATTAACTGCTAAATCACAAGGCCTGTCAACTAGTTTATAATAGACCAAGAAAGAGATGGGAGTAGACGGTGAGGGGTTAGTCACGTAACTGATGTTCAGATGATATCAAGcatataatttgaagaaaacatgCAGGTAACAACTTGAATGTACAAATTCATTTAGCAGCCTTTTGAAAATCCCAAAAACATAGTCAGCTGAACATGCACTGACCAACTTTTGATTCTCTTAGTTTGGTAAAGGCAAGCATGCtgtttgaaagttaataattttgGCAAAATTGCATTGCGCTAAAAACAAATCTTAACTGAGCTCAAAGCATATAGCGCAATGAATGAGAGTGGCAACATTTGGTCCCCCACCAGAAATCTCCTAACAGACCCTTTATCAGGCCAATTCTTAGTCTAGAAAACTCTCAAATCAGTATCTCCGTCAATATTTGCATTCCCTACAACCATCCATTTTTAATAAATGCAACCCTCAAGTATGCATCTCATGATATAATTgcatgaaaaggaaaagaatgggAAGTGTTCCACCTCCGGTTTAAGATCTCGATGCACCACACCCTGAAGATGACAAAATGCTACCACATTCAGTATCTGTACCATGACAGCCTTTGCCTCATCTTCTGAGTATTTTCCACCCCTACAAAAGTAATAGAATAACTAGTTGACGACTACAGTGATGCACATCTGAAAGCCCAAGAGAAAAAAcctacaaaaataaagaaataaaataaatgactacCTTGAAAGTATTCTGTCTAGAAGCTCCCCTCCTTCACATAACCTGAAATATTCACAATAAGAATTAAATTCCATAAGGTCGAAGGTCTAGTACAATGCAGTGAGCAATCATTCCAGGGACTTCTATGttataaaatcatatttagtcaGCCACAATTACAGATTCCATATGCTTGTATTTAAGAGAGGCACAAGAATAttggtaaataaataaataaattgttattaaGCCCTCATGAACCATCCATagaaacataaattcatcattcATGTCAACCAGTTATTATTTATATGAGCTGCAGTAAAACATTTGATGTCAAAAAGCAGAGTTTGTTCCAAGCTTACTCCATTACTATGTAGACATTATCGTGGTCTTCAAATGCATCATAGAATTGTACTAGATTGTTATGTCCTGTCAAGGCTCGCAATATTTTCACCTCCCTTCGCACATCTTCAATCGCAATTGCTGATGTCATCTGGCAACAAGGATTAGAACAGCAtgaaaaaataacaatgaaCAACCCATAAATGAGCActataaaattttgttaaatatttcaaatatcCAGTTATCCACCAACTCCCAAAAGTTTACTAAACtgtaaaaaaaaagaccatatgaataaaattttggaagctAACCAAGATGTAAAGAACCAAAGCAGCCCAAAAGGTTATAAGAAGCCCTTTACTTATCCACTAAAGAAAAGGTCATTAGAAATTCTAAAAGACATGATTTATTACCTAAATCTTTCTTAGCTTGTTCTGTTTTCCCTGTTCTTGCAATTTCATATATCACTCATGAGCTTTCTGTTTCTCTATCTCCTCTCTACATGATACACAAAAGTTGATAATAAATACAATTGCTTTACATGCAAATCTGTTCAAAGTATAAAGAAGTATGTACTCCACAGAAGATTTGTGTCATAGGACtgaaaaagaatcaaagaaaaccacaaagatatatttaaaataaaaaataaaaaatatggactCCCACTTCGAAATAGAACATAAATATGTCCTCTTGAAGAACAAAAGTGACCATTAACAAACCTTTCACGCCTAGAAAGTTCAGTTGTTTTCCCCAACTGCACAGGAAGAATACTGACAGCAACTTCTCTTCACCTAACATaccatccatttttttttcaaaaaggttTTAAGAGTATACATGAATATAAGAGATATTTCACTTATTAGAGATTTGATAATTAATACAAAATCCTAACGATAAGAACAACattaaattgcaatttcaaaacctttgtacagtttggaagaaagtgaagttcaaaaaaaaaaaaaaaaattgaagagcaaaGCATATATACAAGCGACTTGATGACAGTTGCTGCTAGCTGtaagcaataaaaaaaagacACCTGGAGATCTGTACAGTTAAGAAGATGACTTGTCCTATAATTGAGTTACATGTAGCTGTCCTCAGCAGAACAACAGCTCTACATACATCGCAACTGTGTGACAAAGTCAAAAAGCCTACAAATTATGAATGtgtaaagatatatatatatgtacacacaCGAAAACTGGTTATAATTGCTAATGAGagatctgaattgaaaattgctAAGCCTATTGATAGCATCAAAACTTGAGTAGCACATCCCGGCCATAGACTAGGAAAAGCTATAGGGCACATTTATTTCCTTTACACAATCATTGTATGGgattacaatttcaaaacagTACCTGAGTTTTCTTATAGGTATGAATGTGATAACAGAGCCAATACATTCTATAGACCACTTCAAGGCAAGAGTCCTCTGCCAAAATGAAATTCATAAATCCTAATTAACTTGATGCTGCATGTTGTGGCATAAAGAACCATAAAGGAAACAAAGAAGCAGTAAAACTATTTTAGGGGTAGCGCATTTACTCGTATTTCTTCCATCAGAGAACATTTTCAAATCCCCACCAGCAGAAATGCTCGGCCAGCACCCTGAGTAAGATACAAGACGACCAACATAACAAGCTTTAGTGAAGGAAAATCAACAGTTCATGGAGATAAAGAGTCCAAAAAATTGGATCAACCACAAGGCTAAGTTTTCAGAAAGGTAAAAAAAGGATATGATTAACTATTCAAACAAATTGTAGTTTAATATACAAATTACAGATTTCCATCTCAAATCGACAGGGTAATTGGCCCTTCCCTAACGAAAGGCAATTGAATCAATAACATATTTTGCCTCTTAATTTAACTGTTGTATAATGGCATTTAAATGACTAATAAAGCTTGAGCAATTGGCATGCCATGCTAAGATTAGATAACTGCATTGGGACAGCCACTTCTACGAGGAACTTCGTATAATATAATCTATGCATgtcatattaatcaaataaaaatttcaagtgTTTGGGCAACCATCTAACAATGGTTAATGGAAATCTTTTCACATACATTTTGAGATAAAAACTTGCTCATATACAACAACCCAATTGAAACAGaagaatttctttaaatttatagGTCTTTGTTGGAAATCAAAATGCTGTTAAATACTATGGCATACACAAATAATCATTCTTTCAtaacattaaatttgttagaattctaaccattatttttaacaaaatgattcAGATTTTACCACCTCAACAGTCAGAGTTCTAAACGATCCTCAAATTTTTCTGTACATAATGGCTAAGATTCTAAGAACTAGAGAAAACGTAGAGGATCCTGATCCAtcaataacataaaataaacaaaaatgaccAGATAATAGTAACTagtaaataagaaaatttatcCTTACTGGAAGAAATGGCTGGATTGCAGAGAGTCCCATCCTCCCTTTTCAGCAATACCCTCACTCTCCCTCTTTGCATGAAGTCGCGCGGATAAGCCTTATCTAGCTGCCACCAACACCCTCGAACATTTTCAAGAcccataaaaaattacaaaaaactaaaactaaaacaaaaaccaaaagcaTCAACCCGTAGATCCATCAGCAACACTCTCAAATACTTTCGAGACCCATTAAcaacattcaaaaaaatttgaaaaagaaaaaacaagaagcaCCAATCCTTAGAAAAGCGCAAAATGaaatgaacaaaaacaaaaagcacgAACCTCAATAGCATTAGGGAGCTTGAGATGAGCGCAGCAGTCGGCGATCTCGGTGAACGTGGGATTTTCGCATGCGTTGGCGAGGCTTATCCGCCTCCCTTCCGCCACCGTTTTCTTCGAGTTTATGTAAATTGGGTAGAACACTATCCACCTCTTTATATTCTCTATTTCTCCTCCATCCATGTCTCTGATTCAAAAACCCTAACCAAAACAGGCATAAAATTCACAGATCAAGATACAAAACTATACAAATATAGTATATAAGACTCGTGATTCAGGCAAATCCAATCTTCCGTGTGTAAGGCGGAAGCCCCCAAAAATGGGTGATCAAAAATCGAATCACTATGCGTATCTTGGTGGCCATTACTTTTTGGCTGACTCCTCACCCAGTTCTATTGATCAGAAGTATCCAGCAGCGCCGCGCCGGTGTAGAATTATATTATAGGGGCCGATTAAGGCTCTCCTTATCCCCTTCCCTTTTCTTCCCCCCTGACCGTGCGTGTGGGACTTTGGGGTTAGGGATTTGGATCAAACAAATATGGTCTGAACTTTTCGGAAAACATCAAAAATGATCTGAAAATTTCAGAATATTAGCGCCAATTTCAGATATCCCGCCACTGGATGGCGCTTATTTTTCGCACTCAATAGGGGCGACcttagtcgcccctaatgagcctcaaaaatttttttttaacaataggGGCGACTAATGagcctcaaaatttttttttttaaaaaaaaaattatacttataatttataatttttatttattttatttatttttgtttttctttattttctcctgtaatatgtttttattgttataatattaactaataatttccgtttaataaagatcattaagttgatatttatcttataattaattataagatcaatacaaaatccaaagataatataagatcaatataactaatacactaagataatataaaaagcttatagtttaattgaatgttcgattgaaccttcaattgtattcagtttgatcgatcaattgatcttatcactatcaatctaactaattcattaggatcaatcagatgtttgatcgatcaattgattccattacgatcaatcgaactaattcactatgatcgatcggatttttgatcgaatgtttgatcctatcacgattaatcgaactaattcactatgatagatcagatgtttgatcgatcaattgatcctatcacaataaatcgaactaattcactacgatcgatcggatgttcgatcaaacatttgatcttatcacgatcaatcgaactaattcattaggatcgatcggatgtttgatcgatcatttaaacatatcacgatcaatcaaactaattcatttagatcgattggatgtttgatcgaacatttgatattatcatgatcaatcgaactaattcattaggatcaatcggatgttcaatcaatcatttgttcttatcatgatcaatcgaactaattcattaggatcaatcggatgttcgatcaatcatttgttcttatcacgatcaatcgaactaattcaccttgatcgatcgatcatttgatcctatcacgatcaattgaattaattcaccaagatcggtcgattgttcgatcaaacatttaaataagaataagaaatagaaaacttcaataataattaatacgagaatttgttctctttaaaaggaaaaaataaatattgatttttttataaaaaataagaatagaaaatagaaaaaaattcaccaataattaatataaaagaaataatgacatattattggaggtgaatttttggtaaataatcttttctattatatatgtaaggtCAATAGCATTGCcccaatatttataatttaattaattaattaatttttttatttttttttttttcggtggtAAATAGCGGCAAATACTAAGGTTGCCACTATTGAGGGATCACtagcggcaactttttaaagttgccgctattaggcacCAAATAGTGGCAATtttatgtcgccgctaataggccaagtattttttttatttgttttttgtctggacgaatagcggcaactaccaaagttgccgctattgatctccaatagcggcaacttttaaagttgccgctattaggccctTAATAGCGGCCAGTTAATGTTGCCGCTACtaggccaagtattttttttatttgttttttgtctggaCGATTAGCAGCAACtaccaaagttgccgctattgatcctccaatagcggcaacttttagagttgccgctattaggcacttaatagcggcaacattaTGTTGCCACTACtaggccaagtatttttttatttgttttttgtctggacgattagcggcaactactaaagttgccgctattgatcctcCAATAGCTGCAACTTTTAAAGTTACCGCTATTAGGcccttaatagcggcaacaatATGTTGCCGCTACTAGgctaagtatttttttatttgttttttgtctggacgattagcggcaactacaaagttgccgctattaagtgcctaatagcggcaacttttaaagtgGCCGCTATTAGGACctccaatagcggcaactttatgtcgccgctaataggccaagtatttttttatttgttttttgtctggacgattagcggcaactaccaaagttgccgctattgatcctccaatagcggcaacttttgaaGTTGCCGCTGTTGCGCTCATAATAGCGGCAATGGATTGTTGCCACTAATTGTgtttaaatagcggcaactcaagttgccgctattgagtgcCTAACAGCGGCAACTTGGtaatgttgccgctaatggGTAGTAAATAGCGGCAACACAGGTCGCCGCTATTAGTATTGCTGCTAAATATCAACTATTTTGGTATTTAGCGTCCGCTATTAGCGGCAAcaataaagttgccgctaatggcctctcattagcggcgacttttaaaagtcgccgctaatgacccctcattagcggcaactttggggtcgccgctaataatttggttgctaatgaccaaatttcttgtagtgaaatattttcttatatgGAGGCTTGGAGTGTGGTGTCTCAATACTCTCCAAAAATCTGGGTGTTTTCGATGATGAGTAGAAGAAAAACTTGTTGTTTCCGAGTTTATTATTTTTGGCATTTCACACTGATGTGTCATCCTCTCATTGGAGAGCATAAAAAACTTGGCTGTACCAATTAAGTCATTATAGGAATTATTCTCAAATTAGGAAGGCTTGGTGGTTTCTTCAACAGGCATAATTAGTTTGTGAAAGAAAGTAAACAAAATTAAGATGCCCccatcaaaacaaaattaggCTTGGTTCCTATcataaaagagttttttttttttttttttgaaaaagcatacatataatttaaattgCAAGCTTATACttaaatctatgaaattacaagatatatgcatgtttgaatttattatatatGCAACCTTTGCCCTTCGGtctataatattttatttgtatgttgccATTCTTATGACATGTACGTGTTAGATAAACGTCATggattatggatttttttttttttggtgtttacaAATCAATGTAAATTTGGGATcaaatcttttatattttcagaatatttttatgtggagttcTAAAAATTATAGTCATTATTCTTAAATTTAGTATAGTTCAATTTTTGCCACCTCATTAACTAATTAAGTGAGATAAAacacattaagaaaaaaaatatagaatctTGGAATTGTggtaaatattaattatgatataaaaatctaaactatttaatataaaataatcatgGCGATTTGAATGCATCATGGAGTTACCCTGAAGGAATTTAGAAGATCCTAATCTATATCAACTTGGATCACAATCATATATAGCGTGTTAACTGTCCAAGAAATTGTATATCGATCGATGCGTATGACttaattggtaaaaaaaaaaaaaaaatggtaagtaTTGGCgtcacgtcaatttgtaaaacTTGGTAAATATAATGTGAATTGCCACACAGCAATtagttataatattttaatgattgatgtgataaatATCAAGTGAAGTGTTACGTTAATTTATAGTAAAAGCTGTAATATATACATACTTCTAGTAGCACTCaaaattaataatgaatttGGCTTATcttgagtgaaaaaaaaaaaaaaaaaaaaaaaaaaaaagggtgaagaTTGATtctagtgaaaaaaaaataataataatcggAATTCTCCACCAATCTTATAACTTTCCACTTTAATTTTTGCATAGAAAATATCTGATGAAGTAAGCAGGCCAAATTCTATAATAATATTATGTACTCCGAACCAACACCATACCCATATAAAGAACCAAAACCAGACATCAACTGTCAGCATTAACTAAAGTTTTATTCTCAATATATTCGTTTCTTTGAGTATGGATCTAATGCGAAtcaactaataataaaatataggaaatgataaattGGCTACTTTAAGTGAGCTGTGATCTCCAATGGCTACTTTGAGAGAGTCTTGACCTCCAAAACACAGTAAACTGTATTCTAAAACAATAATTAACTCATACCTGTTTATTGATAGTTTCTCCTTTATATAGCAAAATAGTTATATATAGCAATAGAAGACCTAAATTTGACTAGGACTAagattctattttatttctttttaatataagagatataattgtattttcacacaATTTGATAGGAGTATAATTGTGTCAAAGAGCATATTGGTCTAAGGTTACAACATCACAGATATCCTTAGGAATTTCGTCAACCCATATACTATCCATGATTTGTTTAACAACAGCCTTAGCAAGACCATGA from Corylus avellana chromosome ca6, CavTom2PMs-1.0 includes the following:
- the LOC132185540 gene encoding early nodulin-like protein 14: MASLKTIIPIWTLFVFLLAFSEGREFLVGGKQNSWTSPTSSDSLILWAEINRFIVGDFLIFEYNPNTDSVLQVTMEEYESCNKSNPIKEYKDPKAKVELDRSGPFYFISKAEGSCEKGQKLIVVVLSNGHHLPKHSSPPPMPESAPVTPAPEPAPEAPAPAPAPNSSGALRVGFIGVVVGILVGLVEMWFF
- the LOC132185541 gene encoding signal recognition particle 19 kDa protein-like, with the protein product MDGGEIENIKRWIVFYPIYINSKKTVAEGRRISLANACENPTFTEIADCCAHLKLPNAIELDKAYPRDFMQRGRVRVLLKREDGTLCNPAISSRCWPSISAGGDLKM